A single window of Nocardia sp. NBC_01327 DNA harbors:
- a CDS encoding zinc ribbon domain-containing protein: MNAEPSIQSKLLDLAAVDAELTRIEHRRKVLPEEQEVQRLETERTSRKDAAVKVQILIDDLDRDIRKLEGEIDAVRKREDRDRTMLTSGSVGAKQLSELQHELTSLERRRKVLEDDEIDVMERREAAAADHAHAGANLDQAETDLIDAQRRRDDAVADLAVAQQRCNSDRDALSTSFPADLIAAYEKQRASTGIGAALLQARRCGACRIEIDRGEISRITQTAPNVVVRCPECNAILVRTKHSGL, translated from the coding sequence TTGAATGCCGAACCTTCGATCCAGTCCAAGCTGCTCGACCTCGCCGCTGTCGACGCCGAGCTGACCCGGATCGAGCATCGCCGCAAGGTGCTGCCCGAGGAGCAGGAGGTGCAGCGGCTGGAGACCGAGCGGACATCCCGCAAGGACGCGGCCGTGAAGGTGCAGATCCTCATCGACGATCTGGACCGCGATATCCGCAAGCTGGAGGGCGAGATCGACGCCGTCCGCAAGCGTGAGGATCGCGACCGCACCATGCTGACCTCCGGTTCGGTGGGCGCCAAGCAGCTTTCGGAGCTGCAGCACGAGCTCACCAGCCTGGAGCGCCGCCGCAAGGTGCTCGAGGACGACGAGATCGATGTGATGGAGCGCCGCGAGGCCGCCGCCGCCGATCACGCGCACGCCGGCGCCAACCTCGACCAGGCCGAAACCGATCTGATCGACGCCCAGCGCCGCCGCGACGACGCCGTGGCCGATCTGGCCGTGGCCCAGCAGCGCTGCAATTCCGACCGCGACGCGCTGTCCACGTCCTTCCCCGCCGACCTGATCGCCGCCTACGAGAAGCAGCGCGCCTCCACCGGCATCGGCGCCGCCCTCCTGCAGGCCCGCCGCTGCGGCGCCTGCCGCATCGAAATCGACCGCGGCGAAATCTCCCGCATCACCCAGACCGCCCCCAACGTGGTCGTCCGCTGCCCCGAATGCAACGCAATCCTGGTGCGCACCAAGCACTCCGGCCTCTGA
- a CDS encoding OsmC family protein has translation MGEHTYEVDVTWSGATTGYRSYSRDHEVNAPGRPPIPGTADPKFRGDKSRWNPEQLLVAALSECHMLWYLHLCAEAGVVVTEYRDSAIGTMDDERFQRVTLRPAITVTEPGMLETAERLHADAHKKCFIANSVNFPVGHEPTIVAGA, from the coding sequence ATGGGAGAGCACACATATGAGGTCGACGTCACGTGGTCGGGCGCGACCACCGGCTACCGCTCCTACTCACGCGACCATGAGGTGAATGCACCCGGTCGCCCGCCGATTCCCGGGACCGCCGATCCGAAATTCCGCGGCGACAAGAGCCGGTGGAATCCGGAACAGCTGCTGGTCGCGGCGCTGTCGGAGTGTCACATGCTCTGGTATCTGCATCTGTGCGCCGAGGCCGGGGTGGTGGTGACCGAGTATCGCGACAGCGCGATCGGGACCATGGACGACGAGCGATTCCAGCGCGTCACCCTGCGCCCTGCCATCACGGTGACCGAGCCCGGCATGCTCGAGACTGCCGAGCGATTGCATGCGGACGCGCACAAGAAATGCTTCATCGCCAATTCGGTGAATTTCCCGGTGGGGCACGAGCCGACGATTGTCGCCGGGGCGTGA